One Setaria viridis chromosome 5, Setaria_viridis_v4.0, whole genome shotgun sequence genomic region harbors:
- the LOC117857728 gene encoding CRAL-TRIO domain-containing protein YKL091C — MASAGGGAAGEGEWLKVAELRAVVQAQDPRAKEVDNLTLRRFLRARDHSVDKAAAMFIKFLKWRREAVPDGFVPEERVRRELAQDKAWMGGVDRAGRPILVGFLARHYSAERDMAEYKSFVVYFFDKICARIPRGQEKFLAIIDLKGWGYANCDVRAYIASIEIMQNYYPERLGKALMINVPYIFMKVWKTMIYPFIDTNTRDKFVFVEDKDQHETLRKEIDESQLPEFLGGKMPLVSLKDYVQQPESV, encoded by the exons ATGGCGAGCGCGGGAGGTGGGGCTGCGGGGGAAGGGGAGTGGCTCAAGGTCGCCGAGCTCAGGGCCGTGGTCCAGGCGCAGGACCCCCGCGCCAAG GAGGTGGACAACCTGACGCTGCGGAGGTTCCTGCGCGCGCGCGACCACAGCGTGGACAAGGCCGCCGCCATGTTCATCAAGTTCCTCAAGTGGCGGAGGGAGGCGGTGCCCGACGGCTTCGTGCCGGAGGAGCGGGTGCGGAGGGAGCTCGCGCAGGATAAGGCCTGGATGGGCGGCGTCGACAGGGCCGGCCGCCCCATCCTCGTCGGCTTCCTGGCAAGGCACTACTCCGCCGAACGCGACATGGCAGAGTACAAGA GTTTTGTTGTCTACTTCTTCGACAAGATCTGTGCCAG GATCCCCAGAGGTCAGGAGAAGTTCCTGGCCATCATCGATCTTAAGGGCTGGGGGTACGCGAACTGCGACGTCAGGGCGTACATTGCTTCCATAGAGATTATGCAG AACTACTACCCGGAGCGGCTCGGCAAGGCGCTGATGATCAATGTGCCCTACATCTTCATGAAGGTGTGGAAGACGATGATCTACCCGTTCATCGACACCAACACCAGGGACAAG TTCGTTttcgtggaggacaaggaccAGCACGAGACGCTGCGCAAGGAGATCGACGAGAGCCAGCTCCCGGAGTTCCTTGGCGGGAAGATGCCTCTGGTCTCCCTCAAGGACTATGTCCAGCAGCCTGAATCCGTTTAG
- the LOC117857730 gene encoding uncharacterized protein has product MASAAGGGPAGEGEWLKVAELRAMVQAQDPHAKEVDNLTLRRFLRARDHNVDKASAMFLKFLQWRREAAPGGFVPEEQVRRELSQDKICMGGVDRTGRPILVGLPARHYSASRDMPEFKSFVVYFFDKICARIPRGQEKFLCIVDLKGWGYSNCDIRAYIAAIEIMQNYYPERLGKALLIHVPYMFMKAWKMIYPFIDNNTRDKFVFVDDKSLQETLRREIDENQLPEFLGGKMPLIPLKDYVQHPQAV; this is encoded by the exons ATGGCGAGCGCCGCTGGAGGTGGGCCGGCGGGTGAAGGGGAGTGGCTCAAGGTCGCCGAGCTCAGGGCCATGGTCCAGGCGCAGGACCCCCACGCCAAG GAGGTGGACAACCTGACGCTGCGGAGGTTCCTTCGCGCGCGCGACCACAACGTCGACAAGGCCTCGGCCATGTTCCTCAAGTTCCTCCAGtggcggagggaggcggcgcccggcggcttCGTGCCGGAGGAGCAGGTGCGGAGGGAGCTCTCGCAGGACAAGATCTGCATGGGCGGCGTCGACAGGACCGGCCGACCCATCCTCGTCGGCTTACCGGCCAGGCACTACTCCGCCAGCCGCGACATGCCAGAGTTCAAGA GTTTTGTTGTCTACTTCTTCGACAAGATCTGTGCCAG AATCCCCAGAGGCCAGGAGAAATTCCTCTGCATCGTTGATCTTAAGGGCTGGGGGTACTCGAACTGCGACATCCGGGCCTATATCGCAGCCATAGAGATCATGCAG AACTACTACCCGGAGCGGCTCGGCAAGGCGCTGCTGATCCACGTGCCCTACATGTTCATGAAGGCCTGGAAGATGATCTACCCGTTCATCGACAACAACACCAGGGACAAG TTTGTTTTCGTGGACGACAAGAGCCTGCAGGAGACACTGCGCCGTGAGATCGACGAGAACCAGCTCCCAGAGTTCCTTGGCGGCAAGATGCCCCTGATCCCCCTCAAGGACTATGTCCAGCATCCTCAGGCCGTTTAA